Sequence from the Leptospira johnsonii genome:
CGATACTACCGTTGTAGGAGATACTGTAAATTTATCTTCACGGGTACAAAGTCTTTCCGGCTTTTATAAAAGTAAAATTTTAGTAACACATCATACTTTCTTACGTTTGAATTTGCTATCCGATGTAATGGCGAGAGAAATCGATACAGTAATCGTAAAAGGAAAAACACAACCTGTAATTCTATACGAAGTTTTTCAAGCAGATGAACCTGAATCAGTGGATTGGAAAGAAGGTTCCAAAACAAAACTGAACGAAGGAATCGCTCTCTATAAAGCGGGGCAATTCAAGAACGCTTTTTCGATTTTTAAGGAATTATACAAAGAAAAGCCTACAGATAATATCGTAAAATTATACGCTAAAAGAACCAAAATGATCCTTGGCCAAGCTCCTCCCGGAGATTGGGATGGAATTTTCAGGCTTCACAGAAAATAATTTCCAATTTCAATCGATTCTTCTAAAATTTAGGGAACGTATAAATCCTTCTCCTTTCTGATTAGTTACTCGGTTTTGTAATCCGAATTTAACCTCATTCAAATAGGAAATTCTAGAACATGAAGTATAAGATCCGGAGTATCTCAGTTATTTTGTTTCTCTCCGCTTTCGGTATAAGTGCGGATGAAAAAGAAAAACTTCCGGATTTCAAATTGCCAGACCAAAAAGGTAAAATTTTCAACTCAGCAAATGTAAAAGGAAATACGTATTTTTTACTCGGGTGTGGCTTTAAAGATGTGGTCCTTTGTAGAAAACATGGACGTAAGATCTATTGGAAGATGCAGACATTATTGAAGGATGAAGATCGCGCGATCTTCTCCGCTTATCTAAATTTGAAAAACGCCCCGCCTGCAGTTTTTGATTATATTCTCCAAGAAAAAGAGAAAGATTACGAAAGTCTATTGTTGGATAAGAAAGGGATTTTATCCACTGGCATAGTAGAAGGAAGATCTTTTTTAAGAGTGTATTCTCCCAAGGGTGCGCTTATTCACAAAGAATATTTCGAATCTGTGGACGATGCAAAGGTCTCCGAACTTTATAAACTGGTCCGAAGTGAAAAATAAAATGAACAAAAAGATTGTTTCTTGTTATATTCCACTTTTGTTACTTCTTCCTTTTATTGGAAATTGTGTAAGAAAGAATCCACACGCTGCGGATTATTTCGAAAGATATTTTAAATACCAAGACTTCATCCAAACAGAATTTAAAGACGATCCTATTCGCGGGATTTTGTATGGGAACCCTGAAGCGGATTCAGAGGAGAAGTTTTACAAGAAAGATGGATATCTATCTCTATCCTTTCGCTTAAGTGAGAATGGAGGCCGTTTCCGAAAAGAATTATCAAATTCTCCCCTTTCCGTTTTTCCGGAAAGTCCGTATTCTATTTTCGTAAAAGCGGAACCTGCAGAGTTTTATACTAAACCAATCTATAAGGTCACTCGAACGGTAGAGATGCTTTCTCCTGAAGTAAGCGTATTCGATATTTTTCCGATGATCGAAGATACCGTGGAACATCTGCGGGGGTCTGAAGCGAATCAAGTTTTGGAACATTCTTCTCTTCAAAAATTCTTATGCCATCAATTTGATTGTGAGATCAAAAAAGAAGATGGAGAAGTCTTTCTGATGTATACACTTTCTGAAAGAATGAAGGAACAGTTCCCTATCTCGTATAAAAAATGGAACAAACGTTTGGGCCAGGTTTCTTTCCGATTCCAATTATTCCAACCGGGTGGATTTACTAAAGGTTGGGAATTTTATAATGAAGGCAAAAAACTTATTTTAGGAATTCCGAATTCTCCCAAAGGGTATTGGTCTTCTCCCAAAACCTTATATCTCAGGACGTATCTGTTTATAAATATTTTTGGATTAAAGATCGATATCCGAGGATTAGGATATACTCTTAAATTTAATCGCTCCGGGAATACGGACACTGTCTCAGGATACTTTAGTAAAATTCCGGAAACTACCATAGGTGGTAGATTTCTTTCCATCTTTCCTCCGGGAGCGGTGAACTTTTTTATTCCGGGTAATATGGAAGAATACTTCGAAGGAAGTTTCAAACTTTTGGTAGAAGGTTCGGATGGCAAAGGTGGAACTCGAGTCGAAACTAAAACGAAACGTAATGGGAACAAGACCAAAGTTCTTCTTACTGCTGAGTCTGAAATTTTCAGAGATCGCTTTCTTCCTTTCAAGTCGAGTGATGAAGATGATGAGCCCGCTTTTTTTCCAGAGCTAGGAAAAAATATTGTATTAGATTTACGAGGTAAATGATCTTCAAAACTTCAAGTAAACTTGAAGTTCGTAAAACCAATTTAGAAACCTTCCAAAACTGCTTGACTGGACCTCTTTCGCAAATAATCCTAATCGGATTCGGCTAACAACCGAATAATATTTTTAGAACTGTGTTCGGAGGAATCATGGAATTAACCCTGTTTACCACCACGAACGGGCTTTATTACTTAGTTAAGTATATTCACTTTTTATCTGGGGTGACCTGGATAGGAATGTTGTACTACTTTAACTTTGTACAAGGTCCTTTCTTCAACGAAACCGATGCGGATACAAAGAAGAACGCAACTCAGAAATTAGTTCCACGTGCATTATGGTGGTTCCGTTGGGGCGCAATGCTTACCTTCCTTTCCGGTATTGCGATGATCGCTATCGCACTCGGAGCTCAAGGCATTCCGCATAATTCCCAATGGGTAGTTGTAATTCTAGTGGGTGCACTTTTCGGAACGGTTATGTGGGCGAACGTTTGGTTCGTAATCTGGCCGAATCAAAAAGTTGTGATCGCAAAAGCTAAAGGAGAGACCACTGTGGATCCCGCTCCTAACGCGAACCGCGCTTTCGTAGCTTCTAGGACCAATACTTTTTTCTCAATTCCGATGTTATTCGCAATGGGAGCGGCTCGTAATCTTCCACTGAATTACAGCCCTGAGAAGTTGAGAATTTTCCTTGGAATTATCGTACTTTTGATTGTGATCTTTGAAGTGAACGCTTTAAGAGCGGATCAAAACGGACCTACCGTAAAGCCGATCAAGACGGTAAAAGCTGTAATTACTAGTGGAGTGATCTTTGCTTTAGTTACTTATGTTCTGATGGAAGTTCTATTAACTGCTTAAGGAATATTGAATGAATCCATTCCAAATCAATCGGAGTGGAAGCGAGAAGGGCGGTAATCACCGCCTTTCTTTTTTTGGCTTTCTACTCTTAATATTTTTAGCGCTGGTATTCTCTTTCTGTAAAGAATCCAAACCGCTCTCTCCCGAAGCGGAGGCCGGTAGAGGATTGTATATGGCAAGCTGTTTAGCCTGTCATAACGCTAATCCGAAACTGGACGGTGCTGTCGGGCCTTCTGTGGCAAATTCTTCTTATGAATTGTTGGAAGCTAGAATGAGAGGAGAATATCCTCCAGGATATGTTCCGAAACGTCAAAGTACTGCTATGACCCGTTTCAATTTTACGGAAGCTCAGCTAAAATCTTTGGAAGAGTTTTTAAAACAGTAAGTGTTACTGTAATTCTTTCAAAGTTATAATGAAAGAAAGTGTTTTAGTTTCTTCCAATGGAGATCCGAACATTTCGGAGAATGTCGATGATCTGCTTATGGATCCTTCCATTGGAAGCTACAACTTCTGCTTGTCCGGATAAGAAGTGTTTTCCTTGAAAGTCAGTGAGCTTTCCGCCTGCTTCCGTTAAAATCACGGAACTAGCAACAGTATCCCAAAGTTTTACGCCCTTCTCCCAGATACCGTCGAGTACACCTTCTGCCACCCAACAAGTATCTAAAACGAAAGATCCTGTCCTTCTCATGGATCTACCGCAACTAATAAACGCGGTGATGTCAGAGATCACTTCGTTCAGAATTTCCTTTCTGTTGGTTGGAAAGCTGGATACCAAAAGAGATCTCGCAAGCGCATCTGTGTTAGAAACATCTATTCGGAGTCCGTTCTTAAATGCGCCTTGGCTTAAAATTGCGGAGTAACGTGTGTCCAGTTCAGGTGCGAATACAACTCCGGCAACTGGAGTCTCTCTATGTTCGAGTCCTACAGACACACAATAAAGAGGAATACCTCTTACGAAATTCATAGATCCATCTATCGGGTCCAAAACCCAACGAAAGGAATTGCTTCCTTCATGTTTGAAATAATCTTCTGAAATGATTGAGTCGTTTGGAAAGTTCTGTCGGATAAAATCGATCAGGAATTTTCCCATCAATTCGTCCGCTTTATGAATGCGTTCTTTTTCTTCGGAGTCGCTTACGATCCCGAAAACTCGGATCTCTTTTTGGAGCTTGCGAGCGGATTCCAGTATAAGCCCGGATACGGATTGGACTGATTTCACTCTCTTCTTCACTTCTTCAAGAGGGAAATCTATGGGAGGTGCTAAGGATTCCATGTTCGGGTCTTATGTCCTTTCTACCCGCAAAATTTTCCAAGCCATATTTCCAGAAGGGGAAATGATCCTCTCCGACTTATGAGATCGGAGCCAAGCGAAGAATGAATTTCGGGCAGATTCTTCTAAGGTCATGCTGTCTGGTCTTAACAAAAGATCAACTACTTGGTGAAAGGAATTAAAATCCTTTGCGATCCTGTCTAGGGAAGGATCCAGGAACCTGGCGGTTAAGGTCATGTATTCCACTGCTAAAGGGGCGAAAATTTTTCCTAGGGACCAATCTGCTGGAGTGATCCCTAAGGACTCATGGATGAAACTGACCTGTTTAGAATAATCCACCTCATCGAAAATTTCGGAATATGTATGTCTTACTCCTTCGAATGAATCTCTGGAGATCTGGACCATAAAGTCCGATTCTTGATACTTCTTAGCTGTGAAGTCTATGACTGCATCTTCTAACACTGTAAGAGAGTCCAGAGGAATCACTCTGGAAGAAAAGTAGGCCCTGTTAGTGTAAACGGACATAGTTTTTCCCTGAGAAGCTTGTGTATAAATATCTTCCTTGGGTGCTCCTCCAAGATGCATTATATGAAAGCTAGTAACGATCGCAAAAGGAGGAAGTTTTTCTCTCCATACTTCCGGAGAATTTTCTCTGAACATTTCTCCTTCCGTGTAAAACGGTTTGATCAGAAACAAACGGTCGATGTCTCTTTTTGGTCTCGGTTCAGGAAGAACGAGAGAATCTGCGATTAATTCAGGCGCTAGTTGAAGAATAGATTTCAGAAAACTTTCTGCAGCGCTAAATTCTATTTCGAAAACAGAAGTAGAAGGTAGAATAAACTTCTCTTCGAATTCAACAAAGGAAGTATGAAGGTTATCAACATATACGGAATTTACCTTATTTCTTCCATTCGAATGATTCTGTAAGAGCCTGTTTAATTCTTTAACTTCATTTAGCTTCATTTTTTCGTTTTAGTCAGGATCCTCACCTCGTACGGTTTGAGTAGCTTGAAACCGGCAAAAGCCTTCTTTCCGGAATGATTGATAAAAATTTCGTAGTCTTTGGATTTTCCCGTTCTAAAACTGCGCTCCACAGTTGGGCCGTAAAAAGTAAAAGGAATTCCTGCCATTCTTAAGGTTCTTCTGTATAATAGCATAAATGAGATCGGACTCAGACTCGCTCCAACGTATACGACAGATCCTTTTCCGAATCGATTACAAGTTATGACAGGTTTTCCTTTATAAAATTTCTTATTATCAGAATATCTTGCCCAGACCTTGGCCGTTGTAGGTTCCAGGATCTCGCAAATTTTGGAGCAAGTTCCTAGAAAAACCCTGAATCGGAACTTAACGTTTCGATTTCCCACTGCTTCAAACTTTCTCACTTTTACTCCTGCCATTTCGGAGAATGGACCAGGAACCTGGGAATCTAACATCCAGGAATTTTTGTCCTTAAGCCCTGCTCTATACCCTAAGACTAAAACACCTCCCTCTTTAACGAATTGCTCCAATTTTTTAACAATGGAAGTATCTATCATTGCATAGAGGGGAAGTACCAAAACTTTATACTTGGAAAAGTCGGCTTTGGAGATAGGTAAGAAGTGAGCGTTTACATTTAGAATGTTCAGGCCTGCAAACCAAGTCGCCATCTCGATATCGTATCCAACTTGCGCAAACGGAACCGGACTATGTTTTAAACCGGAAGAGATGGGTTGGTGTTTGAAGTTCCTTGCATTCTCAATATCATGAAGAACCGCGACTTCTGCCGGAAAATGTTCAGCAGCGAAGTCCTTCGCTTCCGGCAAGATCTCCGAGATCCCTTTTTGCAATTCTAAGTATCTATCCGTTAGAGATTTGTCGTGATCCAAAATCCCATAACAAAGTTGTTCTTGTCCAAATCTTGCAGTTCTATATCTGAAAAATATGATTTGTTCCGCACCTTGGACGATAGCTTGTTTCATCCAAAGTTGAACCTGACCCGGTGCAGGAAGATAACCTAGAGTATCATGTCCTTGGAATCCTGAAATTTGTTCCATCACGGTAAACGGAAGATCTTTTAATCCTCGATTATACTGATGCATCGCAGAGATAAATGGATGAGGGAAAGGTTCTTCTTGGTCTCCCCAAGTAGGATAATTGTCCCAAGACACGTAATCTAAATGAGTGAATAATTCGCTCATATCTATCACTGGAAGAAATGGACTAGGATACAAGTTCGTAGTGAGTTTCCGATTGGGAGAAAACTTTCTTACAATGTCAGATTGCAATTTTACAAAGTCCACGATCGTATCAGAATGGAATCTATAAAAGTCTTGGATCATAGAAGGATTAAAACCCGCACTCACATGAAGACCTGGTATTGGGATCTCATTCCAATCGTTGAAGATTACTCCCCAAAAAATATTTCCCCAATTATCGTTCAGGTTTTGGATTGTTTTATATTTTGATTTTAACCAAAGACGAAATGCTTTGAGAGAAGTTTCAGAATGATCTATATCCGATCCTTCATGGCCGATCTCATTGTCTATTTGCCAACCGATCACAGCAGGATGATTTCCTAATGCCTGGGCCATTTTAGTTACGACCTTCACTACTGCTTTTCTATAATTCGGAGAAGAAAAGCAAGCCTGTCTTCTTGTGCCTATATTTCTTAAAACTCCGTCTCTTACTTGGAGAACGTCAGGATATTTTTTAGCAAGCCAAGGAGGGAATGTAGCAGTCGGTGTTCCTAGGATCACGTCCATTTTATGT
This genomic interval carries:
- a CDS encoding LIC10025 family lipoprotein; the encoded protein is MNKKIVSCYIPLLLLLPFIGNCVRKNPHAADYFERYFKYQDFIQTEFKDDPIRGILYGNPEADSEEKFYKKDGYLSLSFRLSENGGRFRKELSNSPLSVFPESPYSIFVKAEPAEFYTKPIYKVTRTVEMLSPEVSVFDIFPMIEDTVEHLRGSEANQVLEHSSLQKFLCHQFDCEIKKEDGEVFLMYTLSERMKEQFPISYKKWNKRLGQVSFRFQLFQPGGFTKGWEFYNEGKKLILGIPNSPKGYWSSPKTLYLRTYLFINIFGLKIDIRGLGYTLKFNRSGNTDTVSGYFSKIPETTIGGRFLSIFPPGAVNFFIPGNMEEYFEGSFKLLVEGSDGKGGTRVETKTKRNGNKTKVLLTAESEIFRDRFLPFKSSDEDDEPAFFPELGKNIVLDLRGK
- a CDS encoding urate hydroxylase PuuD; the protein is MELTLFTTTNGLYYLVKYIHFLSGVTWIGMLYYFNFVQGPFFNETDADTKKNATQKLVPRALWWFRWGAMLTFLSGIAMIAIALGAQGIPHNSQWVVVILVGALFGTVMWANVWFVIWPNQKVVIAKAKGETTVDPAPNANRAFVASRTNTFFSIPMLFAMGAARNLPLNYSPEKLRIFLGIIVLLIVIFEVNALRADQNGPTVKPIKTVKAVITSGVIFALVTYVLMEVLLTA
- a CDS encoding c-type cytochrome; amino-acid sequence: MNPFQINRSGSEKGGNHRLSFFGFLLLIFLALVFSFCKESKPLSPEAEAGRGLYMASCLACHNANPKLDGAVGPSVANSSYELLEARMRGEYPPGYVPKRQSTAMTRFNFTEAQLKSLEEFLKQ
- a CDS encoding inositol monophosphatase family protein; amino-acid sequence: MESLAPPIDFPLEEVKKRVKSVQSVSGLILESARKLQKEIRVFGIVSDSEEKERIHKADELMGKFLIDFIRQNFPNDSIISEDYFKHEGSNSFRWVLDPIDGSMNFVRGIPLYCVSVGLEHRETPVAGVVFAPELDTRYSAILSQGAFKNGLRIDVSNTDALARSLLVSSFPTNRKEILNEVISDITAFISCGRSMRRTGSFVLDTCWVAEGVLDGIWEKGVKLWDTVASSVILTEAGGKLTDFQGKHFLSGQAEVVASNGRIHKQIIDILRNVRISIGRN
- a CDS encoding LIC_10030 family protein produces the protein MKLNEVKELNRLLQNHSNGRNKVNSVYVDNLHTSFVEFEEKFILPSTSVFEIEFSAAESFLKSILQLAPELIADSLVLPEPRPKRDIDRLFLIKPFYTEGEMFRENSPEVWREKLPPFAIVTSFHIMHLGGAPKEDIYTQASQGKTMSVYTNRAYFSSRVIPLDSLTVLEDAVIDFTAKKYQESDFMVQISRDSFEGVRHTYSEIFDEVDYSKQVSFIHESLGITPADWSLGKIFAPLAVEYMTLTARFLDPSLDRIAKDFNSFHQVVDLLLRPDSMTLEESARNSFFAWLRSHKSERIISPSGNMAWKILRVERT
- a CDS encoding beta-galactosidase, with product MIFGADYYPEQWTPKDWEEDIRIMKDMGLTRVRLAEFSWALVEPREGKFDFSFWKKMLDLFHKHKMDVILGTPTATFPPWLAKKYPDVLQVRDGVLRNIGTRRQACFSSPNYRKAVVKVVTKMAQALGNHPAVIGWQIDNEIGHEGSDIDHSETSLKAFRLWLKSKYKTIQNLNDNWGNIFWGVIFNDWNEIPIPGLHVSAGFNPSMIQDFYRFHSDTIVDFVKLQSDIVRKFSPNRKLTTNLYPSPFLPVIDMSELFTHLDYVSWDNYPTWGDQEEPFPHPFISAMHQYNRGLKDLPFTVMEQISGFQGHDTLGYLPAPGQVQLWMKQAIVQGAEQIIFFRYRTARFGQEQLCYGILDHDKSLTDRYLELQKGISEILPEAKDFAAEHFPAEVAVLHDIENARNFKHQPISSGLKHSPVPFAQVGYDIEMATWFAGLNILNVNAHFLPISKADFSKYKVLVLPLYAMIDTSIVKKLEQFVKEGGVLVLGYRAGLKDKNSWMLDSQVPGPFSEMAGVKVRKFEAVGNRNVKFRFRVFLGTCSKICEILEPTTAKVWARYSDNKKFYKGKPVITCNRFGKGSVVYVGASLSPISFMLLYRRTLRMAGIPFTFYGPTVERSFRTGKSKDYEIFINHSGKKAFAGFKLLKPYEVRILTKTKK